A window from Mya arenaria isolate MELC-2E11 chromosome 9, ASM2691426v1 encodes these proteins:
- the LOC128203677 gene encoding cholecystokinin receptor type A-like: MMTADTLVNTTAKIDLIPLPSGQSHELLMAVIGILSFFCVLGTVGNSLVLYVYVRKRNKLASTVFIITLACTDLVTCVLIIPYTIVLEYMDYFIKYDYLCKCYMFLITSNVPFSAFIMMAIAVDRYFCICHPFTHILNTQRAKLIISLLASFAFMLGIITALNYGVYFRIAKPYTNNTVLVVPENRLKVSPQEASDGIMFVPKGGWNYSKIEYSLNRTIQPARDNQSNSVLMYDGICKPNGLIFNHSFTETYQKIYSSFFVIVIVVVVILYIMIYRFVSLRRARRRRMHYQRTGYSSCKDTALSYVNTRTSLTNGCVKTELEPDSVLEERPRSEKTEINRQMTIREKGLVANIRTAGMLFVVTAVFIIVFLPAWLMAHQVVPYNMLIFYMYFFYNVANPIIYAFMNKAFRRDLKDVVECRLT; encoded by the coding sequence ATGATGACTGCGGACACCCTAGTGAACACCACGGCTAAGATTGACCTTATCCCGCTACCGAGTGGACAAAGTCATGAACTATTAATGGCCGTCATTGGAATATTATCCTTCTTTTGTGTTCTTGGAACCGTTGGTAATTCACTTGTGTTGTATGTATACGTccgaaaaagaaacaaattggCGTCTACAGTTTTTATCATCACTCTAGCTTGTACAGATTTAGTAACTTGTGTTTTAATCATCCCATATACGATTGTCTTAGAATACATGGACTACTTCATAAAGTATGATTATTTGTgcaagtgttatatgtttcttattaCTTCAAATGTGCCGTTCTCTGCTTTTATTATGATGGCTATAGCTGTAGACAGGTATTTCTGTATCTGTCATCCATTCACACATATTTTGAATACACAAAGAGCAAAACTCATTATATCGCTCCTGGCAAGCTTTGCCTTTATGCTTGGAATTATAACAGCTCTGAACTACGGCGTATATTTTAGAATTGCAAAACCGTATACCAATAATACAGTGCTAGTTGTACCAGAAAATCGGCTGAAAGTGTCACCGCAAGAAGCTAGTGATGGAATTATGTTCGTGCCAAAAGGCGGTTGGAACTACTCAAAAATAGAATATTCTCTTAATAGAACCATACAACCAGCACGCGACAACCAATCCAACTCTGTTCTGATGTACGACGGCATTTGCAAGCCAAATGGGCTAATATTCAACCATTCCTTCACTGAAACATACCAGAAAATATATTCCAGTTTCTTCGTTATTGTGATAgtagttgttgttattttgtacaTAATGATATACAGATTTGTCTCGCTACGTCGCGCACGTCGACGACGCATGCACTACCAACGAACCGGATATTCATCATGTAAGGACACCGCTTTATCCTATGTCAACACACGTACCTCACTTACAAATGGCTGTGTCAAAACTGAACTTGAACCGGATAGTGTGCTAGAGGAAAGACCAAGGTCCGAAAAAACGGAAATTAACCGTCAAATGACAATTAGAGAGAAAGGTCTAGTTGCTAATATACGGACTGCTGGGATGTTGTTTGTTGTAACCGCAgtgtttattattgtatttctaCCAGCCTGGCTAATGGCCCATCAAGTCGTTCCGTATAATATGTTGATCTTTTATATGTACTTCTTTTACAATGTTGCCAATCCGATTATATATGCCTTTATGAACAAGGCATTTAGACGTGATTTAAAGGATGTTGTTGAATGCCGTTTGACCTGA